gatttttttaattttgttcaaAAATCAGAGCATTGGTATGtttttataagatttttttcaaattaatgtGGTGGTGGTTTGATGAATGGCAGTGGAAGGCAGAAAGAGAAAGatggaaaaagaagaaaggaaaaaaatatttttcaccaaAAATGATTTTCACGCGCTCAAAATGAGTGCAACACACGTACTCTGTCAATTCagaaaaaaatgtcaaaatgacacagcgGGGCATgacatgaggtgtctaaaatgaacaaagcctaattgaggtgtctaagtgaaattGATGTCAACTTTAAAACACAAACAATAGGTTCAATCTTGAATTTATTATATGTAAAGAATACTATACTCTTATctgtttaattttatttgtttagtaattcaaaataatttttctattttttacaTGACAATTCAAAAATATACTTTTAGTTTCATGATATCGAGAAACAATTTTCTACATTGAATTTATTACATGTAAAGAATAATATATTCTTATgtgtttatttatttgtttagtaattcaaaataaatttttatttttacatgtcaattcaaaaatatatttttactttcAACATAtcgaaaaataattatttcttctaCTTTACTCTTTAATCATAATTGTGATGTAATAGCATATTAATTGTTATTTTTAAGGAACCTGCGAAATCTAGGAAGGATTACTAAAAGTGAAGGAAGAAAATAGTggattatcatttttttaaaaaatattttaacatattcttgaaagtaataaataaaatgtgtTTTTTAATCCTTGACTATACATTTTCGAACCTATTCTGGATTTGCgccataattaatttatgttggcgtttatgtatttaatattaaatttaactattaaatatatatgtcagtgaaaataaattgacaataacatgattattattttttagtgtAACTCATGTAATCACGTTTGTCATGATATATTACTAATTGTCCATCAATTTCATATTTTACAATATGTCCGTCCATATCtgttaattataaattttacttTGTTTATTGATCGTTAATTCAATAATCTGATATCAGTAAGtcaataaatttattttgtgattaaaatattagtaaaagttcaattttaaataactcTATAAAAAATAGctgatttaaaaataattattttaaaaaatcaaaatataattaattatttgtggagaaaaagataataatattaatttgagataaaaaatattaaataagaaTAACTTGGTCAAATCACTCTTCCAGTCAATATTTCCTCAGTTTTAAATTATCTATcgtgatttttaaaattaaatgtcttaaattatttatcactttaaaaatttaaaataaaattaattatatatttctaTTTTCTGAGTGGAGTGATTTCCTTGAAAACTATAAGCACCTCAATTATATGGAGATGATACTCAAAGAGAGTAaacattcaattttttttaaagatatagataagaataaaaatagtcaaaatctCGGATAATTAATATTTCTtaattcatatgaaaaaaaggaaaatatgaCAAAAAATTTGAAactgaaaaataatttgaatctAATTTGGTGGGATGGAAAGGTAgtattgaattttaaatttgataaaCCTTGAAAATACAAGTGGTTaatttccaatggccttcccacttattattgttttaacttttttattttttcatcatagTTATACACTAGTTGGAGCTTGATTTAAAACAAATTAGAGAGAGGGAGGCAGCTACGTACGCTCTTTTGCCCTAATAGCTAAACCCTTTGTACTCTCAAATGGCTAAGAATCGTCccgagaaagaagaagaagaagagtccGGCGAGGAGATGGAAGTTTCTTCGCCGGGAAACGCCGATACGGAATCGGAATCGGAATCAGAATCAGAACCTGAACAAGAACAACACCCGAAAAAGCCACCAGTTGCATCTCCAAAGAAGCCACAACCTCAAGATGATTCTTCTTCTACAGAGGAGGAGTCCGACTCCGACTCCGAGTCTGAACCGGATCCGGAAACACAGAAACCAAACCCGGTTGTGAAACCCATAGCGTCCAAAACCATGGATGAGCCAAAAAAAGCTGCGCCTACCATTGAGAAGAAACCTCGATCCAAAGCAGATGCTACTTCCAAACTCACTTCTCCGAAGAAGTCCACTGCTGTTGTGGGAGCTAAACGGCCGGTGGATGATGGTGAAGCAAAGGAATCGAAGAGGTCTAAGAAGAAACCAGAGAAAGAGATTGAAACTCCAGTGAAGAAAACACCCACTGATGACGTGAAAAGGCAGCTGTTTCAGAGATTGTGGAGTGAAGATGATGAAATTGCTATCCTGAAGGGCATGACTGATTACAGGTCGAAGAAAAAAGCCGACCCAGTTGCGCATTTGAGTGCATTTCATGAATTCATCAAAAAATCTTTGCACGTAGATGTGTCTAAGGCCCAGTTGCAAGACAAGATAAGGAGATTGAAGAAGAAGTATGAAAACAATGCTGGGAAAGAGAAGAAGGGAAAGGAGAGGACTTTCTCCAAGCCCCACGAGCAAAAAGCCTACGAattgtcccaaaagatttgGGGTAACGAGAAAAGTGACAAAGTTCCAGTTGAAGTTGCTAAAGAGGAGAATGTAACTGCAAGTAAGGGGCAAAACAACAGTGGAGGTAAAGATAATAGGGTTTTGGT
This region of Solanum dulcamara chromosome 9, daSolDulc1.2, whole genome shotgun sequence genomic DNA includes:
- the LOC129903148 gene encoding probable transcription factor At1g61730; the encoded protein is MAKNRPEKEEEEESGEEMEVSSPGNADTESESESESEPEQEQHPKKPPVASPKKPQPQDDSSSTEEESDSDSESEPDPETQKPNPVVKPIASKTMDEPKKAAPTIEKKPRSKADATSKLTSPKKSTAVVGAKRPVDDGEAKESKRSKKKPEKEIETPVKKTPTDDVKRQLFQRLWSEDDEIAILKGMTDYRSKKKADPVAHLSAFHEFIKKSLHVDVSKAQLQDKIRRLKKKYENNAGKEKKGKERTFSKPHEQKAYELSQKIWGNEKSDKVPVEVAKEENVTASKGQNNSGGKDNRVLVVVKEEKLSAEVEKTVEVTPNLNLISCGGSVAALEKWLEEYSGLLSTEKRNEIKENSTFLKVAEADLCLRRVNLIAEQGEVLREAMKASGIEI